A window from Thermodesulfobacteriota bacterium encodes these proteins:
- a CDS encoding bifunctional riboflavin kinase/FAD synthetase, producing the protein MKYIEGSRGFSPPGDTSVTIGNFDGVHLGHRELIRRTLAHSRELDALSAVITFSPHPIRFFSPGARFYEITTIGEKAARMEELGIDVFVVESFDGEIGGMTPEEFARTILRDRMRARVVTVGYDFTFGKNRTGSPELLSRLGRELGFSVDIVPPLLRGGAIVSSSRIRELLLAGRVREAEELLCRPYKVAGRVIRGSARGRRLGFPTANVQYAQELIPLPGVYVVDAEAGGRAYRGVANVGFNPTFGENSLGVEAHLFGFDGDLYGQEMTVWFRDRIRDERKFQTVEELVRQIAKDAEYARESDIPVWREPRGGMEESA; encoded by the coding sequence ATCGAAGGATCCCGGGGGTTTTCCCCTCCGGGGGATACCTCCGTCACGATCGGCAACTTCGACGGGGTCCATCTCGGCCACAGGGAACTGATCCGGCGGACGTTGGCGCATTCGCGGGAATTGGACGCGCTTTCCGCAGTGATCACGTTCTCTCCCCACCCGATCCGCTTCTTCTCCCCCGGCGCGCGCTTCTACGAGATCACGACGATCGGCGAAAAGGCCGCGCGGATGGAGGAGCTCGGGATCGACGTGTTCGTGGTGGAGTCGTTCGACGGGGAGATCGGCGGGATGACGCCGGAAGAGTTCGCCCGGACGATCCTGCGCGACCGGATGCGGGCTCGAGTCGTCACGGTGGGGTACGACTTCACCTTCGGGAAGAACCGGACCGGGTCCCCGGAGCTGCTGTCGCGCCTGGGACGGGAGCTGGGCTTCTCCGTGGACATCGTGCCTCCGCTGCTGCGCGGCGGGGCGATCGTGAGCTCGAGCCGGATCCGGGAGCTGCTCCTCGCGGGGCGGGTGCGGGAGGCGGAGGAGCTGCTGTGCCGCCCGTACAAGGTGGCGGGGCGGGTGATCCGGGGGAGCGCGCGGGGGCGCCGGCTGGGCTTTCCCACGGCGAACGTGCAATACGCGCAGGAGCTGATTCCCCTCCCGGGAGTGTACGTGGTCGACGCCGAGGCCGGCGGGAGGGCGTACCGGGGCGTGGCGAACGTCGGGTTCAACCCGACCTTCGGGGAGAACTCCCTCGGGGTGGAGGCGCACCTGTTCGGGTTCGACGGAGATCTCTACGGACAGGAGATGACCGTGTGGTTCCGCGACCGGATCCGCGACGAGCGGAAGTTCCAGACCGTGGAGGAGCTGGTGCGTCAGATC